The Prevotella herbatica genome contains the following window.
AGACTCTATCAAATTGATTGTTGTTGATGGTGTATTCTCTATGGAAGGCGACCTTGCTAAATTGCCAGAAATCGTAGAATTAAAGCATAAGTATAATTGCTCTGTCATGGTTGATGAGGCACACGGTCTAGGTGTATTCGGAAAGAATGGACGTGGTGTTTGTGACTACTTTGGTCTTACAGATGAGATTGATCTTATCATGGGTACATTCTCAAAGAGCTTAGCTTCAATTGGTGGCTTTATTGCTTCTGATGAGGATACAATAAACTTTCTTCGTCATACATGTCGTACATATATCTTTAGTGCATCAAATACTCCAGCCGCAACAGCTGCTGCTATGGAAGCACTTCATATCTTGCAGCAGGAGCCAGAGCGCATAGAGCGTCTTTGGGATGTTACCAAGTATGCATTAAAACGTTTCCGCGAAGAGGGATTTGAAATTGGTGAGACTGAGAGCCCTATCATTCCACTTTATGTACGTGATATTGAAAAAACATTCATTGTAACTAAGTTGGCTTTTGATGCAGGTGTCTTTATAAATCCTGTTATTCCACCAGCTTGTGCTCCTCAGGACACACTTGTTCGTTTTGCCCTTATGGCAAATCATACAAAAGAACAGGTTGAGCGTGGTGTTATTGCTCTAAAGAAGGTATTCGTAGAGCAGGGCATAATCAAGTAAATTGTATATCAAATATACTAAAAGGCTACAGTTTTTCTGTAGCCTTTTTTTATTAGTATCTTTTTTTTTATTAGTATCTTTTTGTTTATTTGTAGATTTTAGGTTTTCATATTCGTTTATGTTGATTGAATATTTCCTTAGTAAAAAATGAATAGTTTGCATTTTGTTGTTGATGCATATTCATTAAAATACTATCAGATTACGTTTTTACAAGATAACTGTTTATATTATAAAGACAGATGTTTGATTCATTATTTGTTTTATTTAGATGATGATGGATGCTTTTTGAGTATATATCTGTAACTGCTTACATGCAATGCATGTAGTTTTACTTATTAAGTAGTCGTGGATTTTATATAAAAGTTATAAAAAAAACATTGAATTATTTGGTGCTTTCGGATAAAAGTGATACCTTTGCATTCGCAATTGAGAAATAAGATGCAAAGCGGGGTGTAGCGCAGCCCGGTAGCGCTCCTGGTTTGGGACCAGGCGGCCGCAGGTTCGAATCCTGTCGCCCCGACTTTTAATCTTATTCTATGCAAGCGGGGTGTAGCGCAGCCCGGTAGCGCTCCTGGTTTGGGACCAGGCGGCCGCAGGTTCGAATCCTGTCGCCCCGACAAATTAAGAAAGAGACAATCTATTATAGATTGTCTCTTTCTTTTTTTTGCCAATAACGACGTATTCTAAAGGCTGAAAGTGGGTCTGTTTGTAAAGTTGGGGATTAACAATCCTATGCATAGAGTTTTCCTGAAAAGGAAGAATTCTTATGTGTTGAGTAACATATCTAATCTCTACTACAAAAAGTTTTTTTAATGTCACTAATGTCATAATGTCACAAACCCTTTATTTATAAGGGATGAGCGAGTGACATTTAGTGACATTATCGGGGTAAAAGTGGCATTAACCCCTAGAGTACACCTGTTTTTAGCGTTTTTTCCGCAATTATGCTATTTGCATCATATATTTGTGCTTATAGAGTTTTCACAAACGCAAGCTTTTGAACAGTGTAGATAATTAAAAAATCTATTTAATACATTTATATAAACAAGAATGAACTTGAAGAACATAAATATATTTATAAACTAAGCTCACTAACAATTACCTAAATGTTCACAACTTTTGTGTAATCCAGTTACATAACGTGTGTGTAATCAAGTTACATCAACACGTGTGTAATACAATTACCTCAGCATGTGTGTAATCCGATTACCCAACGTAGGTAATCGGGTTACCTAGCGTGAACAACTCTATTACCTACGTTAGGTAATAGGATTGCCCAGCGTGAAAAAGGATATTACCTGACGCAGGTAAACGAATGATTATCAATAAAACTACAACAAAAGGATTGATGACAATTACTATGATCTTTGCTGTTAAGTTCTGAGATATGAACTTGTCATTTTGCGAAGTATAGTGCACACGATGACGAGTACAGACCTCTACAAACGAAAAATGAGTCTATACGTTTAGTGCATATTTGGTGAAAAATTGCCAAAAACAGGTATGATTTGCTGTTTAATGTCACTTTTACCTCGATAATGTCACTTAATGTCACTCGCTCATCCCTTATAAATAAAGGGTTTGTGACATTATGACATTAGTGGCATTAAAAAAACTTTTTCTAGTAGAGCTTGGTCCATTATAGAGGATATTTCCCTAAATTGATGAAGAACCTTTGTTGTGGTTGGAAATATTACTTTTGTAGCATTTGTTAAATGCCAGTACCTATGAACTGAAAAAGGACTTGGCAATTTAGTCAAGTCCTAATTTTTTTCTTCTGTTAATATACCACTTCACTAAGAAATATATAAATGCTATTGCAACAAGCGCCATTATGATAACCTTTATATATTCTCCATATTCCATGATCTTATCAGTCAGTTTATCTTCTGGAACAATAGCATGTAAATACCATCCAAGTCCAGCTAGAATGCAATTCCATAGTCCCGCACCAAGCGTTGTGTAGAGCAGAAATTGCCAATATTTCATTTTCGACAGACCTGCAGGAATTGATATAAGATGCCTAATTCCTGGTATAAGTCTACCTGTTATAGTAGCAACCATTCCATGTTGGTAGAAGAATTTCTCGCTTTTTTCTACCTTGTGTTGATTAAGGAGGCACATCTTGCCC
Protein-coding sequences here:
- the spt gene encoding serine palmitoyltransferase; this translates as MGQLQERYKKYREPQKFMEAGVYPYFRAITSKQGTEVEMAGHNVLMFGSNAYTGLTGDQRVIDAAKAALDKYGSGCAGSRFLNGTLDLHVQLEKELAEFIHKDDTLCFSTGFSVNQGVLAQVVGKGDYVICDDRDHASIVDGRRLSFARQLHYKHNDMEDLERVLKGLPQDSIKLIVVDGVFSMEGDLAKLPEIVELKHKYNCSVMVDEAHGLGVFGKNGRGVCDYFGLTDEIDLIMGTFSKSLASIGGFIASDEDTINFLRHTCRTYIFSASNTPAATAAAMEALHILQQEPERIERLWDVTKYALKRFREEGFEIGETESPIIPLYVRDIEKTFIVTKLAFDAGVFINPVIPPACAPQDTLVRFALMANHTKEQVERGVIALKKVFVEQGIIK
- a CDS encoding DedA family protein, which encodes MNWLSTLLGNLNYGTIFLLMLLESTVIPVPSEFVVSPAAYHAAGGNLNVFLVILFATLGADCGATINYLAGYYLGRPIIYRFANSKWGKMCLLNQHKVEKSEKFFYQHGMVATITGRLIPGIRHLISIPAGLSKMKYWQFLLYTTLGAGLWNCILAGLGWYLHAIVPEDKLTDKIMEYGEYIKVIIMALVAIAFIYFLVKWYINRRKKLGLD